One Tamlana carrageenivorans genomic region harbors:
- a CDS encoding cellulase family glycosylhydrolase, with translation MRKICYLFVLFFVSAWAVFSQQSTFVDDAGVFRWTDSKKEVRLFGANYTLPFAHGFRAINYLGKDHKKAIDEDVYHMTRLGLDAFRIHVWDTEISDSLGNVIPTKQLDLLDYTLAQFKARGFKTIVTPFKVGDNGYPEKSFPAPGFSANLEKYETYDDEAILQKQERYFEQFLNHVNPYTGLAYKDDPDIIALEINNEPRHDNAEVATKYINRMVDVIRKSGFKNPIFYNVAERHEFVEAYCEADIQGCTFQWYPTGLVYNKTLNANFLPNVDVYNIPFENLEGFKNKARIIYEFDPADMAVSYLYPAMARSFREAKFQFATQFAYEPLELAFANTEYQTHYLNLLYTPSKAISLLIASHVFHDMKNGESYGRYPKNLNFGHTKLDTEQDRAEYLSDENYFYTNGSTSAVVSEKKLKHIAGVGSSSAVKYSGTGAYFLDKIEKGVWRLEVMPDYLWVKDPFEKASLDKTVAVIRHNEQTMTVLLEDLGNHFSIKPLNAGNDFQTVVKDKQFNIVPGTYLIQKHGATFQENAAQNINHLGLTEFVDFTQEIDEVYVVHQPQEYVWEDQNIEIEAQVVAPDAIENVAVVLPSGYQKTDNYNMTKTGAFTYKVSIPKAKIHGDAFRYYIVVETKSGKTTYPNQIEGSPEDWDFIAQERFETFITKKPQNIVLFDANKGMENTLWPDYYNNIKYRSNFVWDAFHSTKQLEVSVENLEGRIPDFTFKILVDKDLSVVSQASELVVRASSGALSRQKVQVALQMQNGAVFGTVIDLPSEEKTIRIPLKDLKIVKQVVLPRAYPVFQPYRFQSEAKTDFDATKIEAIQWSFGPGLHKNDHQKEQKMIIDKIFLN, from the coding sequence TTGAGAAAGATTTGTTATTTGTTTGTTTTGTTTTTTGTTTCTGCCTGGGCAGTATTTTCCCAGCAGTCCACTTTTGTTGATGATGCTGGGGTTTTTCGTTGGACGGATTCTAAAAAAGAAGTTAGACTATTTGGTGCGAATTACACTTTACCTTTTGCGCATGGCTTTCGTGCGATTAATTACTTAGGAAAGGATCATAAAAAAGCCATCGATGAAGACGTGTATCACATGACACGCTTGGGACTCGATGCTTTTAGAATTCATGTTTGGGACACCGAAATTAGCGATAGTTTAGGGAATGTTATTCCCACCAAACAATTGGATTTATTGGATTATACCTTAGCGCAATTTAAAGCACGTGGTTTTAAAACCATTGTGACACCTTTTAAAGTTGGCGATAACGGTTACCCAGAAAAAAGCTTTCCAGCTCCTGGTTTTAGTGCCAATTTAGAGAAATATGAAACCTATGATGATGAAGCGATTCTGCAAAAGCAAGAACGTTATTTCGAGCAGTTTTTAAATCACGTGAATCCTTACACAGGGCTTGCCTATAAAGATGATCCCGATATCATTGCTCTAGAAATTAACAACGAGCCTAGACATGATAATGCCGAGGTCGCCACGAAATACATCAATAGAATGGTTGATGTCATTCGAAAATCAGGTTTTAAAAATCCAATTTTTTATAACGTAGCCGAGCGTCATGAGTTTGTAGAGGCTTATTGTGAGGCAGATATTCAGGGTTGTACGTTTCAATGGTATCCTACCGGATTGGTTTACAACAAAACCTTAAATGCCAATTTTTTGCCAAATGTAGATGTGTATAACATTCCGTTTGAAAATTTGGAAGGGTTTAAAAATAAGGCCCGAATCATTTACGAATTTGATCCTGCTGATATGGCTGTGTCTTATCTGTATCCCGCGATGGCTCGAAGTTTTCGTGAAGCTAAATTTCAGTTTGCCACACAGTTTGCTTATGAGCCTTTGGAATTAGCCTTTGCCAATACCGAATATCAAACGCATTATTTGAACCTGTTGTACACGCCTTCAAAAGCTATTTCCTTGCTTATTGCTTCTCATGTGTTTCATGATATGAAAAACGGAGAATCCTATGGGCGTTATCCCAAGAATTTGAATTTCGGTCATACAAAATTGGATACAGAACAGGATCGTGCAGAATACCTTTCCGATGAAAACTATTTTTATACCAATGGTTCTACCAGCGCTGTCGTTTCAGAAAAAAAACTGAAGCACATTGCCGGAGTAGGATCCTCTTCCGCAGTAAAATATTCTGGAACAGGCGCCTATTTTTTAGATAAAATTGAAAAAGGCGTTTGGCGCTTAGAGGTGATGCCCGATTATTTATGGGTGAAGGATCCTTTTGAAAAGGCGAGTCTGGATAAAACTGTGGCCGTTATTCGGCATAATGAACAGACTATGACGGTTCTCTTGGAGGATTTGGGCAATCATTTCAGCATAAAGCCTTTAAATGCTGGAAACGATTTTCAAACGGTAGTTAAGGATAAACAGTTTAACATCGTTCCTGGTACTTATTTAATTCAAAAGCATGGGGCGACATTTCAAGAGAATGCCGCTCAGAACATAAATCATTTGGGGCTTACCGAGTTTGTTGATTTTACGCAAGAAATTGATGAAGTTTATGTGGTACATCAGCCTCAAGAATATGTTTGGGAAGACCAGAATATAGAAATTGAAGCCCAAGTTGTAGCACCAGATGCCATTGAAAATGTTGCCGTGGTTTTGCCTTCAGGCTATCAAAAAACCGATAACTATAACATGACTAAAACGGGAGCTTTTACTTATAAGGTAAGCATTCCTAAAGCGAAGATTCATGGTGATGCTTTTCGATATTATATCGTGGTTGAAACCAAATCTGGAAAAACAACCTATCCAAATCAAATAGAAGGGAGTCCAGAAGACTGGGATTTTATAGCTCAAGAACGTTTTGAAACTTTTATCACCAAAAAACCACAAAATATCGTGCTTTTTGATGCGAATAAAGGTATGGAAAATACCCTTTGGCCAGATTATTACAATAATATTAAGTACCGTTCAAATTTTGTTTGGGATGCGTTTCACAGCACAAAACAACTGGAGGTTTCTGTAGAAAATTTAGAAGGACGAATTCCTGATTTCACTTTTAAAATTTTAGTGGATAAAGATTTGAGTGTCGTAAGTCAGGCTTCAGAATTGGTGGTTAGGGCTTCATCTGGCGCGCTGTCTCGTCAGAAAGTGCAGGTGGCTTTGCAAATGCAAAACGGTGCTGTTTTTGGAACGGTTATCGATTTGCCTTCCGAAGAAAAAACTATTAGAATACCGCTTAAAGATTTAAAAATCGTGAAACAAGTGGTGCTGCCAAGAGCTTATCCTGTTTTTCAGCCGTATAGGTTTCAATCGGAAGCTAAAACCGATTTTGATGCTACTAAAATTGAAGCAATTCAATGGTCTTTTGGTCCTGGACTCCATAAAAATGACCATCAGAAAGAACAAAAAATGATTATAGACAAAATATTTTTAAACTAA
- a CDS encoding SusC/RagA family TonB-linked outer membrane protein: protein MINRKRLRVNSTLKGRLYCALLLFLTPVVLFAQNISGEVTDEFGAPLPGANVIVKDSNTGTTTDFDGKFNLDLPSGAKVLVVSFVGYFQQDIPINGKQSYIINLIEDVDKLDEVIVIGYGTSKKEDLTGSVASIDSKEFHNVPITSAEGLIANKMPGVQITPSSGRPGAGSNILIRGGSSLNASNDPLIVIDGVPLEGSGASNGPSVLSQLNPNDIENFTVLKDASAAAIYGSRASNGVIIITTKKGDIGDLKINVTSNTRVSQVVNFIDMLTADQYREVVNNLGGSATPVGDANTDWQREIFRLGIAADNNISASGAIKNIPYRASVSYLKQDGVVLSDAYERTTALLNISPKFFDNHLKVNLNLKGSIENQNVADTEVDAGNALYLGTNFDPTQPVYDYKHPEYGNYFQYTQFATNPALANINPVSILEQKIRRNKTRRAIANLQLDYKFHFLPELHFNVNAGIDMFRGTWREEVPITHFAEANAGGYIVDNNPSRDTENKLLEAYFFYSKDLEAIKSKLELTAGYSYNDFLTTNYFYPSYFANGTPNPISTPTFLFDEPSHALISFYGRLNYQFNDKYLLTASLRNDGSSRFPEDNRWGLFPAVAFAWKINQENFLKDSHVVTDLKLRLSYGVTGQQDGIANYAYIPGYSTGGLNTQYTFGNNRYFTVTPNAFNPNLKWEQTESSNLGLDFGFLNNRIAGSVDLYYKRTNDLLNTTVIPLGTNFAEELLLNIGSMENKGVEFNVNGYPVRTENFSWRIGVNVTFNEGKITKLANVDDGTVGLFSDATLVNTIGYQRNTFYLYKQVYDQDGKPLEGQMVDVNGDGQINADDRYITDKSATPKYLFGFNTNLNYKNWSLGAAGHANVGHYLFFKPADDASAITSWNTSQNLHSSYLFTRFQNNDGLQPFSDYYLQNASFFKLDNINLSYNFNEVFGHAEVGMNVNLSVQNVFTITDYTGRDPEASGGYENAYPIPRIYALGININF from the coding sequence ATGATAAACCGAAAACGACTAAGGGTGAACTCCACCCTTAAAGGCAGGCTTTATTGTGCATTGCTTTTATTTTTAACCCCAGTGGTGCTTTTTGCCCAAAATATTTCAGGGGAAGTTACAGACGAGTTTGGCGCACCTTTGCCAGGAGCCAATGTTATTGTTAAAGATAGCAACACAGGAACTACAACAGATTTTGACGGAAAGTTCAATTTGGATTTGCCTTCGGGAGCCAAAGTGCTGGTGGTGTCTTTTGTTGGGTATTTTCAACAAGACATACCTATTAACGGTAAGCAATCCTATATTATTAACCTTATTGAAGACGTAGATAAACTGGATGAGGTTATCGTCATTGGATATGGTACTTCCAAAAAGGAAGATTTAACAGGTTCTGTGGCATCTATCGATTCTAAAGAATTTCATAATGTACCTATTACCAGTGCCGAAGGTTTAATTGCTAATAAAATGCCTGGGGTACAAATTACCCCGTCTAGTGGTCGTCCAGGGGCTGGAAGTAATATTTTAATTAGAGGAGGCTCTTCTTTAAATGCTAGTAACGACCCTTTAATTGTTATTGATGGTGTACCTCTTGAGGGGTCTGGGGCGAGCAATGGCCCTAGTGTTTTAAGTCAACTAAACCCCAACGATATTGAAAATTTTACCGTGTTAAAAGATGCCTCTGCTGCAGCAATTTATGGTTCTAGAGCTTCAAATGGCGTGATCATTATTACCACTAAAAAAGGAGATATTGGTGATCTTAAAATAAATGTTACCTCGAACACCAGAGTTTCTCAGGTTGTAAATTTTATAGATATGCTAACTGCCGATCAATACCGAGAAGTGGTAAACAATCTTGGCGGAAGTGCCACTCCAGTAGGCGATGCAAATACCGACTGGCAGCGTGAAATTTTTAGATTAGGAATTGCTGCCGATAACAATATCAGTGCTAGTGGGGCTATAAAAAATATTCCTTATCGCGCTTCTGTAAGTTATTTGAAGCAAGACGGTGTGGTGCTATCAGATGCTTATGAAAGAACCACGGCTTTATTAAATATTAGTCCGAAGTTTTTCGACAACCATTTAAAAGTCAACTTAAACTTAAAAGGCTCCATCGAAAATCAAAATGTTGCCGACACCGAAGTTGATGCTGGTAATGCCCTTTATTTGGGCACAAATTTTGATCCAACCCAACCTGTGTATGACTACAAGCATCCAGAATATGGGAACTACTTTCAATACACGCAATTTGCCACCAATCCGGCCTTAGCGAATATCAATCCTGTGAGTATTTTGGAACAAAAAATTAGAAGAAATAAAACACGTCGTGCGATTGCAAATTTACAGCTCGATTATAAATTTCACTTTCTACCAGAATTGCATTTTAATGTCAATGCAGGTATTGATATGTTTCGAGGAACTTGGCGAGAAGAAGTGCCTATTACGCATTTTGCCGAAGCTAATGCTGGCGGGTATATTGTAGATAATAACCCTTCAAGAGATACCGAAAATAAATTACTTGAGGCGTATTTCTTTTATTCAAAAGATTTAGAAGCTATAAAAAGTAAGTTGGAATTAACGGCTGGTTATTCGTATAACGACTTTTTAACGACCAATTATTTTTATCCGTCATATTTTGCAAACGGTACTCCAAATCCGATTTCAACACCAACTTTTCTTTTTGATGAACCTAGTCATGCGCTGATTTCTTTTTACGGAAGATTAAATTATCAGTTTAATGATAAGTACTTGTTAACGGCTTCATTGCGTAACGATGGTTCCTCTAGATTTCCAGAAGATAACCGTTGGGGGCTTTTCCCTGCGGTAGCCTTTGCTTGGAAGATCAATCAGGAAAATTTTTTAAAAGATAGTCATGTGGTAACCGATTTAAAATTAAGATTGAGTTACGGTGTTACGGGGCAGCAAGACGGTATCGCCAACTACGCCTATATTCCAGGTTATAGCACGGGCGGTTTAAACACACAATACACCTTTGGAAACAACCGCTATTTTACCGTTACACCAAATGCTTTTAATCCGAACTTAAAATGGGAACAAACAGAATCCTCAAACCTTGGATTGGACTTTGGTTTCCTAAATAATAGAATTGCTGGTAGTGTCGATTTGTATTATAAACGTACAAACGATTTATTGAACACCACAGTTATTCCGCTAGGAACTAATTTTGCAGAAGAATTGTTGCTTAATATAGGTAGCATGGAAAACAAAGGTGTGGAGTTTAATGTAAATGGTTACCCCGTTAGAACCGAAAATTTCTCTTGGCGCATTGGGGTCAACGTAACCTTTAATGAAGGTAAAATTACCAAACTTGCCAATGTGGACGATGGTACGGTAGGCTTGTTTAGTGATGCCACTTTAGTAAATACTATAGGCTACCAACGTAATACCTTTTATTTATACAAGCAGGTTTACGATCAAGATGGCAAGCCGTTAGAAGGGCAAATGGTTGATGTAAATGGCGACGGACAAATTAATGCCGATGATCGCTACATCACAGATAAGTCGGCCACGCCCAAATACCTGTTCGGATTTAATACCAATTTAAATTATAAGAATTGGAGTTTAGGAGCAGCAGGTCATGCTAATGTTGGACATTATTTGTTCTTTAAACCTGCCGATGATGCTTCTGCGATTACAAGCTGGAACACCTCTCAAAATTTACACAGCTCCTACTTGTTTACCCGTTTTCAAAATAATGATGGCTTACAGCCTTTTAGTGATTACTATTTGCAGAATGCTTCATTTTTTAAACTGGATAATATTAATTTGAGTTACAATTTTAACGAAGTGTTTGGTCATGCTGAGGTTGGTATGAACGTGAATTTATCGGTTCAAAATGTGTTTACCATTACCGATTATACCGGTCGTGATCCTGAGGCAAGTGGTGGGTATGAAAATGCCTATCCGATTCCAAGAATTTATGCTTTGGGGATAAACATCAATTTCTAA
- a CDS encoding glycosyl hydrolase 53 family protein, whose amino-acid sequence MKYLYKILGLFVILTQISCSEDKPVEAPVYPDPPKLDNFVIGTTMGFASHQEKYGGVVFKENEVPKDPYLSMKDHGANMVRLRIDLPPYTNRFTVDGIPVDFRSVANVKKDFKRAQDAELGVLLTFGYTSMALEDDQKLNDYVAPLEWQPIADDLGKLQDKVYEHTYSVLEDYISDGFVPKIVSIGNETSGRFLEPNLPESELDPYTLSRVVPLLNSGTRAVRDINEKHGLNIPVSVHIPDTSDMTRFVNAAMLQNLDFDILSVSHYHEWHSLGAFANWKEAVSWLKNTYNKDFLIIETAQLFTDVNYDNKPNRLGVYNIPDGYPNNPPTTQTQRDYLADFGKELKVAGAVGIVAWGGEWVGSETIIYADEWGPHGSAWDDKTFWETNKPDGTLGYYNLHDGVNWMQDVRDYNP is encoded by the coding sequence ATGAAATATCTATATAAAATATTAGGACTCTTTGTTATTTTAACGCAGATTAGTTGTTCGGAGGATAAGCCTGTAGAAGCACCGGTTTACCCAGATCCGCCAAAGTTAGATAACTTTGTTATTGGTACCACCATGGGGTTTGCTAGTCATCAAGAAAAGTATGGCGGCGTTGTTTTTAAAGAAAATGAAGTGCCTAAAGACCCATATTTAAGTATGAAAGATCACGGTGCTAATATGGTGCGTTTACGTATCGATTTACCACCTTACACCAATAGGTTTACCGTTGATGGTATTCCTGTGGATTTTCGCTCGGTTGCTAATGTGAAAAAGGATTTTAAACGCGCTCAGGATGCCGAGTTGGGTGTGCTTTTAACTTTTGGTTATACGTCTATGGCCTTGGAAGATGATCAGAAATTAAACGACTATGTGGCACCATTAGAATGGCAACCTATTGCCGACGATTTAGGGAAGCTGCAAGACAAGGTTTACGAACATACCTATTCGGTTTTAGAAGATTATATTTCAGATGGTTTTGTACCAAAAATTGTATCGATTGGAAATGAAACCAGTGGTCGTTTTTTAGAACCGAATTTACCAGAATCGGAATTGGATCCCTATACCTTATCGCGTGTGGTTCCTTTGCTAAACTCAGGGACTAGAGCTGTTAGAGACATCAATGAAAAACATGGATTAAATATTCCTGTTTCTGTACATATTCCAGATACTTCCGATATGACTCGCTTTGTTAATGCAGCCATGTTACAAAATTTAGATTTCGATATTCTATCGGTGTCACATTATCATGAATGGCATAGCTTGGGTGCATTTGCTAATTGGAAGGAGGCTGTTTCTTGGTTGAAAAACACCTATAACAAAGATTTTTTAATCATTGAAACTGCTCAATTGTTTACTGATGTTAACTACGATAATAAACCAAACCGATTAGGCGTTTATAACATCCCTGATGGTTATCCTAATAATCCGCCTACCACCCAAACGCAAAGGGATTATTTAGCCGATTTTGGTAAAGAACTTAAAGTGGCCGGCGCTGTAGGTATTGTTGCTTGGGGTGGCGAATGGGTTGGTTCGGAAACCATTATTTATGCCGATGAATGGGGGCCTCATGGTTCGGCATGGGATGATAAAACGTTTTGGGAAACCAATAAACCAGATGGAACACTTGGTTATTATAACTTGCACGATGGCGTAAACTGGATGCAAGATGTTAGAGATTACAATCCTTAA
- a CDS encoding RagB/SusD family nutrient uptake outer membrane protein: MKNLKNRYFNKFAATLLLLVISLNSCTGDLEKLPTNIETNNDQFATVDGYKQALASAFGNLVYSPFLRNFWKMQEHTTDMAVSTWNVDSDRTFHNFEYSADTPAITYVYESALQTITLANNFIIESDPGTVSERGFSGADADDIAQFQAEVKFLRAYCYWVLMDLYGNPPHPTETDLGGGFPEQIQRADLFNWIEAELTGIEGALADPRTNERGRADKAAAWALLSRLYLNAEVYIGTARYDDAANYASKVINAGYALEQNYQWLMLGDNELNTNEFIWTINYESMFETWDGTNFLTVGPCGVTAEVTGSVSSWSMYRFTQQIADLFPTTTATNWDDDKRAMFWTDGQQLEVEVLNDATHGYGGYKYRNVKRDGSRMPQNNTYGNLSDIDFPVFRLAEVYLTYAEAVLRGGNGNRADALMYVNFIRGRAYDNNPSSTLGNITDAELTLDFILDERARELYWEAQRRTDLIRFDKLTTGDYLWAWKGGVKEGRPVDAKYKLFPIPTSDYLANPNLEQIDGF, from the coding sequence ATGAAAAATTTAAAAAATAGATATTTTAACAAGTTTGCAGCCACACTTTTGCTTTTGGTTATAAGTTTGAATTCTTGTACTGGAGATTTAGAAAAGTTGCCAACCAATATAGAAACAAACAACGATCAATTTGCAACGGTCGATGGGTATAAGCAAGCCTTAGCTTCTGCTTTCGGAAATCTGGTTTACTCACCATTTTTAAGAAATTTTTGGAAAATGCAAGAGCATACCACCGATATGGCTGTAAGCACCTGGAACGTAGACAGCGATCGAACTTTTCATAATTTTGAATATAGTGCCGATACGCCTGCAATAACTTATGTGTACGAAAGTGCCTTGCAAACCATTACTTTAGCCAATAATTTTATTATTGAATCGGATCCTGGAACCGTTTCAGAGCGTGGTTTTTCTGGTGCTGATGCCGATGACATTGCACAGTTTCAAGCTGAGGTTAAATTTTTAAGAGCCTATTGCTACTGGGTGCTTATGGATCTTTATGGAAATCCGCCACATCCAACCGAAACCGATTTAGGTGGTGGTTTCCCTGAGCAAATTCAACGTGCCGATTTATTCAATTGGATTGAAGCGGAACTTACGGGAATTGAAGGGGCTTTGGCCGACCCAAGAACTAATGAAAGAGGTCGCGCCGATAAGGCTGCGGCTTGGGCTTTACTGTCAAGGTTGTATTTAAATGCCGAAGTTTATATAGGCACCGCACGTTATGATGATGCAGCCAATTATGCAAGTAAAGTGATCAATGCAGGCTATGCTTTAGAGCAAAATTACCAATGGCTCATGCTAGGAGATAATGAGCTTAATACGAACGAGTTCATTTGGACCATTAACTACGAAAGTATGTTTGAAACTTGGGACGGTACTAACTTCTTAACGGTAGGGCCTTGTGGGGTAACTGCCGAAGTTACCGGTTCGGTGTCTTCTTGGAGTATGTACCGTTTTACGCAACAAATTGCCGATTTATTCCCAACCACAACAGCAACAAACTGGGATGATGATAAACGCGCCATGTTCTGGACCGACGGACAGCAGTTAGAGGTTGAGGTACTAAACGATGCCACTCATGGTTATGGAGGATACAAGTATAGAAACGTTAAAAGAGATGGCTCTAGAATGCCGCAAAATAATACCTATGGGAACCTATCGGATATCGATTTTCCTGTGTTTCGTTTGGCTGAAGTGTATTTAACTTATGCTGAAGCCGTGTTAAGAGGAGGAAACGGAAATAGAGCTGATGCTTTAATGTATGTGAACTTTATTAGAGGACGTGCTTACGATAATAACCCTTCGAGTACCCTTGGAAATATTACCGATGCCGAATTGACCTTAGATTTTATTTTAGATGAACGAGCCAGAGAATTGTACTGGGAAGCGCAAAGAAGAACAGATTTAATTCGTTTCGATAAATTAACTACGGGCGATTATTTATGGGCTTGGAAAGGCGGCGTGAAAGAAGGACGCCCTGTGGATGCTAAATACAAATTATTTCCTATTCCAACCTCAGATTATTTAGCTAATCCGAATCTGGAACAGATTGATGGATTCTAA
- a CDS encoding SusE domain-containing protein produces the protein MKTILNIITIMLVGISCLTFQACTDDDPVAVAQAPSDEKQVVPSTDAVVLEQRDADNQTAISFTWDEAWYGVSTPTTFTLQIDAENGDFSNGVNNVVTGGTVSYTHSQLNAYAIKLGLEPEAVGKLKVRLKGNLKYDELVAYTAEEMISVTPYKTLSLEFPMPTNLYLQGGAVASNWGYPIPDEQMMVQVDDHRFALILELYEWGNFAFITNSAAWTDPAYKAETDMEPYEGGNFIPSGAENNWGGSDIQTPGATGTYKVIMDFTQGTFIVSPEASLMDAPAELFITGEATPLGWDAPDTSQQFTQVDDHTFTLTVALEGGKTYALLTELGWDLAYKGKTANENPMAGDLKASGPNTNPAWGGFDIVAPDTGTYTITVNFKAGTFVLSL, from the coding sequence ATGAAAACAATATTAAATATCATAACTATCATGCTTGTGGGGATATCCTGTTTAACCTTTCAAGCATGTACCGATGACGATCCTGTAGCGGTTGCACAAGCGCCATCAGACGAAAAACAGGTGGTGCCTAGTACCGATGCTGTGGTTCTAGAACAACGTGATGCCGATAACCAAACCGCCATTTCATTTACTTGGGATGAAGCTTGGTACGGTGTGAGTACACCAACCACATTCACCTTACAAATCGATGCCGAGAATGGCGATTTTTCAAATGGCGTGAATAATGTAGTTACTGGCGGTACTGTGTCGTATACACACAGTCAGTTAAACGCTTATGCTATAAAATTAGGTTTAGAGCCAGAAGCCGTTGGAAAACTAAAAGTGCGCCTAAAAGGAAACTTGAAATACGACGAATTGGTAGCCTATACCGCCGAAGAGATGATATCGGTTACGCCGTATAAAACCTTGTCTTTAGAGTTTCCTATGCCAACGAATTTGTATTTGCAAGGGGGTGCTGTGGCGTCAAATTGGGGATACCCGATTCCAGATGAGCAAATGATGGTACAGGTAGACGATCATAGGTTTGCTTTAATTTTGGAGTTATACGAATGGGGTAATTTTGCTTTTATCACCAATTCGGCAGCATGGACCGATCCTGCTTATAAAGCAGAAACCGATATGGAGCCTTACGAAGGTGGGAATTTCATTCCTTCAGGTGCCGAAAACAACTGGGGTGGTAGCGATATTCAAACGCCTGGTGCCACAGGAACGTATAAAGTGATTATGGATTTTACTCAAGGTACTTTTATAGTAAGTCCAGAGGCGTCTTTAATGGATGCGCCAGCCGAATTGTTCATTACTGGTGAAGCCACGCCTTTAGGTTGGGACGCCCCAGATACTTCGCAGCAATTTACCCAAGTGGACGACCATACCTTTACATTAACCGTTGCCCTTGAAGGAGGAAAAACCTATGCTTTGCTTACTGAATTAGGTTGGGACCTCGCTTACAAAGGCAAAACGGCTAACGAAAATCCTATGGCGGGCGATTTAAAAGCTTCAGGGCCAAATACGAATCCGGCCTGGGGTGGTTTTGATATTGTAGCGCCAGATACAGGGACCTACACCATTACCGTTAATTTTAAAGCAGGAACCTTTGTATTGTCCTTGTAA